Proteins from a genomic interval of Thamnophis elegans isolate rThaEle1 chromosome 2, rThaEle1.pri, whole genome shotgun sequence:
- the LOC116504985 gene encoding major histocompatibility complex class I-related gene protein-like: MLFHSAPLWLLGMAVGLSCCGSSKHSLSYSYLQVSEPSQRLPQVLFMVHLDDQPIARYDNQTRKFVPLVPWMEMMELKSSLYPEWVFRSDLERVQNFHSRNEGLHTWQAVLGCELREDGSQEGYFHYGYDGIDFISFDKETFRWVTAQPQAQRVKEKWEDDPRWFQENKHFLEDTCIVLMKKYLSDGKEALQRTEPLVGKVTRKVVNERLEVLICQAFGFYPKEIQATWMRDGEVCQYETLCRNVAPNSDGTYYLWLSIEIDPKERDHFLCHLDHEGLQEPLVLALKEETSERLQHPARERFSLLGIIPVVLLLPLMLFLLRRKGTGNTLVLMGARIPSPTQKTTFS, from the exons GCTCTTCCAAACACTCCCTGTCTTATTCCTATCTGCAAGTGTCAGAGCCCAGCCAGAGGCTGCCCCAGGTTCTCTTCATGGTCCACCTGGATGACCAACCCATCGCTCGCTATGACAACCAAACCAGGAAGTTTGTGCCTCTGGTGCCCTGGATGGAGATGATGGAGCTGAAAAGCTCTCTGTACCCTGAGTGGGTGTTCAGGTCTGACCTGGAGAGGGTCCAAAATTTCCACTCCCGGAATGAAG GGCTTCACACCTGGCAGGCAGTTTTGGGCTGTGAACTCCGGGAAGATGGGAGCCAAGAAGGCTATTTCCACTATGGCTATGATGGGATAGACTTCATCAGCTTCGACAAGGAGACGTTCAGATGGGTGACAGCTCAGCCCCAGGCCCAGAGGGTCAAGGAGAAATGGGAGGATGATCCAAGGTGGTTCCAGGAAAATAAACACTTCCTAGAGGACACCTGCATTGTGTTGATGAAGAAATACTTGTCCGATGGGAAGGAAGCTCTTCAGAGGACAG AGCCCCTGGTGGGGAAGGTGACCCGCAAGGTGGTCAATGAGAGATTGGAGGTCCTCATCTGCCAGGCCTTTGGCTTCTACCCCAAGGAGATTCAGGCCACCTGGATGAGGGATGGGGAAGTCTGCCAGTATGAGACCCTCTGTAGGAACGTGGCTCCCAACTCGGACGGGACCTATTATCTCTGGCTCAGCATTGAGATTGACCCCAAGGAGAGAGACCATTTTCTGTGTCACCTGGACCACGAAGGCTTGCAGGAGCCCCTGGTCTTGGCCTTGAAGGAGGAAACAAGTGAGAGACTGCAGCATCCAG CCAGAGAGAGATTTTCTCTGCTGGGGATCATCCCTGTTGTCCTGTTGCTGCCTCTGATGCTGTTCCTCCTGAGACGTAAGGGAACTGGAAATACCTTGGTGCTGATGGGTGCCAggatcccctcccccacccaaaaaaccACCTTCTCGTAA